The Phaseolus vulgaris cultivar G19833 chromosome 10, P. vulgaris v2.0, whole genome shotgun sequence DNA window TCATTGATGTGTTGGAAAAGGTCAGAGATAGAGTAAAAtatgatttctatttcatgccTTATTTGTATTCATTTCTTatgcatttttaaaataaaatgtcaGGAGATAGGATACAAATTTCTTTTAGTTCTgctaaaaaaaagttgaagtgTTTGTTATGCTAGTGTTGATTCTCAATGTCAGTGTTGGAATTTGAGCATGGAAAATGGCTCATGGTTTCCATAGGATGATACCACTTTTGTTAGTATGCCTTAAAATTAAGACTACAATTCAGATATACTGTCAGGATGGATGCAATTAAAGACATTTGGGTGCAAGATGGCTTTGTAGGTTACTCAAAGCAATTTGTCGTATTTGAGAGTTATCCCTATAAGTGAAAAAATAATTCACTAAGCCGCTTTAGCTGAAACAGGAGTTATTTTCTTGCATCTTTTAACTGTGTAAGTTTTTGGTAAATTTTacgatatttatttatttatatatgtataagggttggagtATCTCTAAAATGttcattttattctttgttgataaagacaactatatttatttatatatttcttggTTGGCCTATTCTTCTAGTTAATGAATGTCAATGTTAATGTATTGAAATATAATCTCATCAAATAgggttaatttataattttgtttatgatGTTAATTGTGAGCTGTGGTATGCGATAAGATAGTGGCGaaaatttcattttgatttgCTTTTATGAAGCAATAATGATAGGCATATTCTTCATCTGATGATTATTGTAGTTAACAAGTTACCCTCGTCTATGTTTCAGCATAATGCAAGGGGAATATTGGCAATGGCTAACAGTGGTCCAAATACTAACGGAAGTCAATTCTTCATGACTTACGCAAAGCAGCCACATTTAAATGGGCTATACACTGTGTTTGGAAGAGTAATCCATGGATTTGAAGTTCTTGATCTCATGGAAAAGGTATCTTATTCTTCTGTCATTATTGTAATtgctttttctcttttaaaaaaaaaatattagattgaAGCTTAAGCTAAGCCTCAGTTTTCTTGGTCTTGGCTTTGTTTTGCAACTAAACCAAAATCTGCCTTTTTTTGTGTCATTCATGCGACTTGTCTAGAGAATGCGTGTGTAATCACAAAAGAATAAACAATACTCTTCTTTGTCGTGCAGACTCAAACTGGAGCAGGAGATCGACCACTTGCAGAGATAAGGCTCAATCGTGTAACAATACATGCTAATCCTCTTGCTGGTTGATTTTTGTCTCAACAGTTTGTTATTGTTGTAAAATCTAAGTTTAGGACCAGGGAATTCTTAAGACTGATTTGAGTGGTCTGTTCATGCTTACCACTTCTGATTCAAAGAAGCATTTTGAGAAAGTAGTAAAAATGTATATTGAATTGCGAGTTAGTGCTATATTTAGCTTTGTATCATGATTCTCATATAATGCTTAACTACTAATATATTATCGATTTAACATTCAATTAGACTCATTAAAGTATGCATTTTTTTGCCTAGAAAGCTTTTGTTTTTACAAATTAGTTTTCCAAATTGTGAAATTTATTTACCACTGACGGTTTAATGACATAAAATGTCAAGagatgttttaaaaaaataataatttgtatacATGAAATTTTAAGGATAAAAGTAAGTTGTCCTAGAAACCTTTTTTGCTACATGAATGCTACCATTTTTCATCTCTAAATCCATGTTTCTTCTCCTTCCATGCAATATATATTGAGCCATTCTATAATTGTGATGTCAAAATAGGTATTTTTTGTTGACCTGATTTATTTAAAGTAACCAGtcacttaaattttaaaaataaagtttttaattttttatatttaataaaataattaagactatataattaaaatataaatattacacACACAAcataatgtattaaaaaattaaaactgtaACAATAACTCTTTCTAATTTTCATTTCAAATGTTAtagattttaatattattttccaACGAAATAGGTTCAAATTttctattaattataaaaaaaattcatttttcacCGACTCGATCTCATAGAAGATTGAATTGAGCTGCAGGAAATTTTGAATCATCTTGCATATTCATTTTGGAATGGATTTTCCTGATGTAAACAAAACCTCTTGCTTTCACCTTTCTTAGGATTTTCTTAAGTAATTTTTTAGAGttcttaagaaaaaaaagttaaagtttgcttatacataaattagaaagcaaattaaaaacaataagaagaaaatttatgcacaataatattttactttataatgatttttttttagtgtttatgaataagtttatttttgtttgaatacttgacatgattgttgttacttgttCCAATAACATATTTTTCTGGCCTTAATTATCTAATTCTTGGTCTCATTTGATGGCCATCTCCTACATGCCAATTCCACTTCTATTTATgtaacacacacacacacacatatatatatatatatatatatcattatcaTAAtggttaatttaaaattatattttcaattatacaatttaaatttaaaatataactttttaagacgtaatctattatatattttaaattatataattcataaatattcTAAATTGCTTAACTAATATCGTTTCAAACAATTAAGAATCAatccaaaatatagttttggATTgcttaatttgaaatataattttgaaaaagtgatcctaaattatttaatctgtAAAtcagtattaaaataataattacaaacaTCTAGAAATAACCAATCCAGAAGATATTCTTCAATACAATATTTCGAAATCTATCCAAAAACATGCAATTTAGAAGATATTCAATATACCTTTAAAAGAGTACAAAACTTTGTCCACACTTTCCCATTTTTCAACAAAAATCCTTCTCATCTCTGATATTTCAAAGTTGTTTAGAAAATTCTTAAAGTAATATGTTGTGGATTTCTTGAGGAACTTGTTGGTATAATCATTGTTTGTGAGAAATGTTTTCCCTCTTGCTTGTGCTGATCTTAATCTGATATCTTTCTTGTCTACCCACAAATCTTTGTCTCTTTTGAACAACATTTGTTAatattatcagttgtttctggTTGTTATGCTCATAAATTGTTGTTTATACATACTTAACTTTTGCATAAAAGATGCAAGTTTCAAATCCTCTCACTATGCTATGTGGTTTTCTAATTAATATTATCAaccatttttcatattttcaacaattaaaaataacctTATAtcacaataaaattatatataattaaaaatacccatttattataaattttagtgatataaaataaacattttttatgcTGGAGCATGTTCACTGAAGGAAATAATGTATGTGCATGTGCTTCTGAGATCATGCTTCTACAAAGGGATGAGTAAGGTTGAATCCAATCTCACCTTCAATAATTGGCTGCACCCTAATCATCCATAtcaaatgataattaattaggGTTTAgttgtttaaatttaattaattatgaagTGTCAATACTAAACActgtaatatatataattaataattatttccCTGTGCTGCATGATATTTCAGTCCCAGCATCTGTTTTGGTACAAATTCATGCAGAGCTATGATTGCACTTGTTTAAAAATTGTCATCATGATCTTTGTTCAGATGGAAGCAGATCAAAATATTCAGTGATcaaataatatcaaataaattcCACAGATACTTTCATTTAAactttaattatcatttaaactttaattatcatttaaactTTAATTATGTTGTTTTGTTTCTGGTCATCTCTTATTTACGTAAAAATAACACGATTCGTTGTTGTTTAAATTTGCAGTGGGGTAGGTGAGTGCGTTGATAGAATATCTACAGAGTCAAATTTTCTTCTCTCTGTGTGTGTTTTACTCAGATATATCTTTAATTATACTTGAATTTTAGTTCAAAATCCATTTTCATGTAATGACTGATTGAAAATTGTTTGTGTAGGTTGTTTAAgttcattatttataataaaatatttagatttatataatattaataatgatatggattatataaataataataatgtagtaattttattttataaatacatttaaatattaaattaatttaaaagtatattaacttctttataataataattattattattaatattattatatataaaatataattcatcTTATATAGTACTAGCGGGAACACAGACGCGCCTGCGtatctgtatttttttatttttatcattacaaCATATGGGATACCATTAAGCGATAAACTAAAAATTCATCTTCAATTCTTCAATCAACattaatcatgaaaaatattatatacaaaagaagaaaagataatgaaatatgcttatcttttatttttcttggaCCCACAGAGAAACTTAGTCAAATCGTTCTTATCCTTTACCACCATCGTTAACCACTTTCCCTTCATATCCTCCATCACAACcactgatggaagagggccaagcacaacctttcatgacaagcaagagccaagtcaagaacgaccaagatcaagctaggagcgtctaagaccaagctaggagcgtctaagaccaagctaggagcgtctaggacaagaagacttggatcaaagcTAAGAATGGGAGAGTGGCTTACTAGCACaaattccgtgaaggcccaacaagtgtagtttagctttaattggggtgtaaatagcatagccatgtggacaaatgtttattttttctgCTCATTAGAATTAgggaggagttaaccttgattagcaaaggtttctagaagccttcactaatcaagggACGGTTTTGGTAGCCATGTGaacccatgtgcacccatgtgccatgtgcctcacatttacatttcattttgctcacCTTTCATGTGGaattagcttaggatttacggcctccttagcctataaaaggagatgcctagctcttgtattttcaagattattgtgagtaaagttatgctgccaacattgtgccgtgctttgcttctacctagtttctaggctctaatcttcatcttcctcacttaccatagggctggccgaacctccctacttccatacatatcatgcaccttcaagatcaccatagctcataggaggatcttgcacatacacatccatgacttccgcaccatctttcacatgattctaagaagagcttcatgaatttgccatcatttggtatcagagcctcCTTAGATGATGGCAAATTCGTGaagctcttcttagaatcatgtgaaaaatggtgcaGAAGCCATGAATGtgtatgtgcaagatcctcctagaatcatgtgaaagatagtgcggaagccatggatgtgtatgtgcaagatcctcctatgagctatggtgatcttgaaggtgcatgatatgtatggaagtagggaggttcggccagccctatggtaagtgaggaagatgaagattagagcctagaaactaggtagaagcaaagcatggcacaatgttggcagcataactttactcacaataatcttgaaaatacaagagttaggcatctccttttataggctaaggaggccgtaaatcctaagctaattccacatgaaatgtgagcaaaatgaaatgtaaatgtgaggcacatggcacatggagcacatgggtgcacatgggttCACATGGCTACCAAAACCGTcccttgattagtgaaggcttctagaaacctttgctAATCAAAGTTAACTCCTCcctaattctaatgtgcagaaaaaaaataaacatttgcccacatggctatgctatttacaccccaattaaagctaaactacacttgttgggccttcacggaatttGTGCTAGTAAGCCACTCTCCCATTCTTAgctttgatccaagtcttcttgtcctagacgctcctagcttggtctagacgctcctagcttggtcttcttgtcctagacgctcctagcttggtcttagacacTCCTAGGTTGGTCTTAGAcactcctagcttgatcttggttgttcttgacttggctcttgcttttcatgaaaggttgtgcttggccctcttccatcaaccACCCCCTTATTCTTAACTCTCCCAATCAAATCCAAaaacaaaccattttttttctattaacaAACAAAACTACCAACTGATACAACCTAAGTAGCTACGAAGATGACCAAAGAAGCAAAAGACAAAGTACATGGTGAACTGTCATCTCAACAACCAATTCATAACCCCACCAAGGATCACACGGACCTCACCAGAGGAGTTGAGCATAAAAGCAAGAAAGTAAGGGTTGAATTTTAAAGTTGGTTGAATGTAaaagcaagaaattaaaggtacttgaatttaaagacaagaaattaaaggtacttgaatttaaagagaatAAATTAAAGGTGCTTGAATGTAAAGTGCTAATCAACTCAAAGCAAAATATCATTATCATCACTATTATGTAAAATCATTATATCTTAGTGTGAATTGGCTTAACCGATGCAAGTGATTAATCATCCTTCTAagtgtttcattttttataaattgtattTCCTACGAAAGAATGTCAATTATGAATAAATTGCAAgatacacacacacatatatatatatatatatatatatatataatatacataatTACTTGTTTGGGTAGATAAATGTGTGAATGCTTTGTATTGATATCTTCATTCAACTTTAAAGGCTTCTTATATATCATGTTacctttaatatataataacaaataatgtaaataaaatattcacatatacttatctttatgtgtgtcacatataaataaaatgaacaatacCTGATCTTTgagataacaaaatatttttggtaAAATTTTTGTCTTCTCCTTCAAGGTGtcctttaataaatttttttgttgaagCTTAAGAAACACATCTTGATAATGCAACATATAATTGACCATGAGGGGTACATATaattgatcacataaggaactTTCGTGTTGTACATATTAACGTTGGCCTTGAGGGATGCGTTTGGTGGCGGTACGACGACAAAGACGATGAACTCCTAGAAGAATGAAAGATTTCTTTTTGTTGAAAGCAtgaaactttcttcttcttttttcctgCATATTTTTGTTGTGGAGAGAAGTTCTTGGATGGTGTAAGTGGTTTTTCTCAACCATTGAAAAAGAAATGGAGAAGAATGGAGTTTGAAGAAAAACGTTTGGTTGAATAAGTGAAAAGATAAATGATTCAaaacattttgaattatgtttacaattactctctaattcataatttaaaatttaaaatttaaaatttaaaatttagtttttaaaaataaagaagtcaCAAAGACAAATATCTCctctcatatttttttaaaataataaaatgaaatataaggataaggataaaattggaataaaataaaatggaagTTAAGAGGGGAactccctttatatataggtatagataatataataacaatcaataatattaaaagaaaaataattaaaatattaaatattacattttttttaaaaaaaaatatttaataatatatttttgttcaagTTCGACTTTTCTCGATCCAATACAATTTTCCCTCTCTTATTCCCTTTTCTCGATTTTTTCCGTCCCTATTTTTCACTTTCGACCTCCCTTTTATCCCTTTCCTTACGTCTGTCTATCTTCTCCCACGTTCCTTTCCCACTTTGTCTTCTCTTTTTACCTCCCCCTTCTTATGCCTTCGTGCTCTCTTTTTAACAGGGTTCGTGACATAACTTTGACAGCTCAACCCGACGTGGTTTGCCTGACAATCATTAGCAGGTCAGTCTGACGTGGCTTGTCAGCCAACATTTTGAGTGGTTAGACCGACGTGGATGACCAGGTCAGATTTTGACCCTTGGACCCTAATCGATCATTCAGATCGGTCCCGTTGACTCTCATAAGTTATCTGGacaatacaaatattattaatgaaagtaaataataataataataaaataaaatcataatataaaaaatataattatttataataaaaaattatataataataactatTAGTATAAAAGTtactataatattattattattatttaaatcaaCTACAAAATTACTttctaattatattaaaattaaatattttaataactttttatgttatgacaaaagtaataatttgtatttttttccaAGTCAATTCATACACAATActgaaaataatgttttatttacaaataattaaaatacataaataaataaattatttttttaaattaatttatatataaaaataaatttgtatatatttaaatagtATTCTTTTATGACTATTCTAATGTAAATAGTTcgtattttttctaaaaataattattcaacaagatcagaaataatttataattttttaattaactcaaatcaacacaaaaatactttatatttaattgttaaaatatttttaaaaataagaataaatttttaatattatattttacacttttaaaaaaatttagtcgTCACTCACAAActtaaataaacttttttcaCATATCTACTCTAAAATATCTCAATTCATATACtcaattttttactttttcttctcAAATTTTCAAACATCCAATATTTAAATACATTCTCTCCAAATCCAAACACAATCTTAAAGTTAATTACATGAATATTCACATGTTGAACTCACAGATTGTACACATTTTCTCATtaataacttaaaattatttgcTTCACACTCTAAACCGAGTTTTTAATAGAAACCAGTTGCTCTACTgacataaatattataaaaaaatattgacaaatattataaaataatattgatttAAATATTGATTCTTTTAATAAAGTATTCGTCTTTTTTATGTTTCTTCtcatcattaatattttttttttatataaagttaggcaaataaattttttattttaactttattataatattttggagataaaaaaataaacaaaaaatagttaaatatacGTTTTGTATgagaatttgatttttttcttagttcaaattttaaatcttttaataattataataacaaaatcattaaaatgaattattaattaataaataaaatttcagtgtgaattaagatatttaaatatttaaattaaataatcttaaatataatgttataaaaaattaattctttttattaaatattaatttttttagtaattttaaaaataacagaaatatatttaatcaaatACACATACATataatacatatacatatatttttccCTAAAATCTCATTTCATTGGCATCAATTTTGTGATCTCTCTCTTATGTTGTGATTGCAAAATATCATATTTATCATCTTTTGTCTCTCTACATTTATCATGTTTATTAAATCCAGTTAAAAAGAGTGTAATAAGTTAATATTTTTCCATATCCTACATTGTTGTTGTATGAGGAGGGTCCACCAGGAGTGTCACTGAAAGTTCCATTTCCCAAGCAGATACTGTGGGCACAGAGTCTTTActccaaaagaaaataaaatatgatgatGATGGTGATGTTAAGTGATGATGATGAGGATGTGTACCAATTTCAAAAGCAATGAATGACAGTGGATAATTGAGTGGCAAAGAGAGAAAATATCATAAATGAAATTCTTATTTGAAATGAAAGGAAAACTGTGATGTTGAGTTGGACCACAAGATTCATCTTTATGCTCTGATCCAGGTGCATCTTTCCATTCACAGTGCATGTGAAACTACTGCAACACttcaattaatttcatttaCATGCAAATATGTATATATGAATATAATGAAAAGTTCTGTCTTATATCATTTTTGATACTCaaacattttaatatatttgtcaTTAATGACATTGATTagaaacttattttaatttagttcTACCAATCACATTGTTTAGAAACCCATTTTACTTTTAATGGTATGAATCACATTGCTTAAATACTCAAAATTAAGAAGCATTATGTTTATTATTGGTTTAATGCTTTAAAGTTTAGggtttaaaatttagaaatttgatatttttatataaattcttGAACcctaataaaaaatgaaaatataagttatggtatcttataattttaattaaataaataaaaatataaattaaaacatttcattcactcttttatcaaattatttatcGTAGAAAGAATGaacaatcatttaaaaaaaaataacttgaaCTGAATTATGAAAGTTTGTAACTTGATGCAAGAAAGTCACATTGTTTAAGTGACAATATGATATTTGAATGCTGAAAGGAGTTGGACACATTTAAAGGTTGGTTTAGATACTTAATCGAGAAAGAAGTTGAATCAATTCTCTCTACTCTAAAACTCTTATCGTTCAAGTGACACAAGTTTGCTCAAGCGACTTAGGGTATACTTAATATGCAAGTTTTTAGACATATGTACATATCAGAATATGAGAAACTCGTGGTTGTAAGgaccgagaaaaatagtcttagagtagaaatggtacaattaaaatgacacctgaatattttattattaaagtgaaaaagctatataattagaaaattagttattcaggtttcattttaaaagaaacaccatctctctagaagtttccttttcttttcctctcccttctctctaagattctgacctcctcgctcatctgtttgacgatcggagtccaccattagactcctggcagCGAGATTTACAGGACTGCCCGATCAAAATCTTtcatagagtaagttcatttttggctcattttcctttgagttagttttgatttgATTAGGGTTGTCTTTTAGTTAAGTTTGTATGTGaggtttttatcttcagaattagTCTGTGTTAGATCAGAGTcatagtgatatagttagatttgtgatcagGACTTCGTGGTGCAGGTTGGGTTATCCTTAAGCTTTTGGTGggttggagctcttagtgagcatatGCTTAAgtccaggtaagggaagctagtcttattcttttcaatagaaccctaggttagaagatcttGATATgagggtgacgtggtcaccaattctaatatttacttacatgattgtctcttttgaaaagtaaaataatatattgattggaatggttgattttgatcttttatattgattttaaggtgaataaattgttgaaagtgtttgtgattgagaattgaaagtatttgaatgataatataaatgagttgaactattcttttttgaatattttattgaattacttaagtgagatgtttgataagaagtggttgtttgattttagatgatgattgatttaaagagcatatatttagaattaattatgtgtttaagtaaagtttgagatatatttggattgtttagaaagtttaaatatgatgtgattgagtggtgcattgatatgttaaatgatgtatgtaatgaggttaaagtgtgatcaagacatagtattttcaggaaaggaaatactgtgttgagattgttattagggtgtattgatttgtgagtgtcctgtgaatgagacgatcctgactctactgatataatgaaatcacatagatgaagttattcagttggtgagagtcgaaggaggtccatttggctgactctgaggtttgaaagaactgataagagcagatcaaatggatttaccctgtcatatgaagatgatgagataATTATGCGCATGGCTGTGTGGGTTTCACAACAGTAGTATGACATGTGcaggtctctggatgctaatttcaatacacgagtcttctggaagtagagtcaagtgtctggGTATGTGAGTCAGTAGAAATCTGACAGAGTAATGTGGATGATGAAcgtgatagacacttgatggttatgtgaaatgtttgagaaattgtatgagaatttatgaattttatgtatcaatttgaaatttaaattatatagaaaattttGTTATAGCTAGCTcaccctgttatttgtttgtgtttatttctttatctgtgatgatcgtgttgtACACATGTGCAAATATTTCCTCCCATCTATACTTGCATTCCTGAAAATGACAATGTTTTTGTGTTCcaaataattttgataatttcTATCCATACTATTTTCTGAATATTGTTCCCACTTTTGTTTAAACCAAACATGTTGAATAGATGGAAGTGTTGAATGATGCTGTTATGTGAAAAAATGTTAGTTTCATCCATTTATTGGTTAGGTTCCAAACCGAGGTCGTCACCTTACATGTCAGAAATAGGTGTTGACTGGTACATCTACATAGTACATCTATTCTCTTATGTGCAAGATTACCActattttataatgttattcAGGTCCATTCTCTAGATAAAGTGTTTTACATTATAGATTGCATATATTTTccatattatttgaaaaaactcatccatttctccattgatgttattttgtaatattttatatgtagACTTAACTATATAAACATCATTTTTGTCtttcttctatttttaataATCTGGTCCTATATTTTTGGTGAATGTTGTTGTAACAT harbors:
- the LOC137819248 gene encoding peptidyl-prolyl cis-trans isomerase CYP18-1, giving the protein MSVTLHTNLGDIKCEIFCDEVPKTSENFLALCASGYYDGTIFHRNIKGFMIQGGDPTGTGKGGTSIWGKKFNDEIRESLKHNARGILAMANSGPNTNGSQFFMTYAKQPHLNGLYTVFGRVIHGFEVLDLMEKTQTGAGDRPLAEIRLNRVTIHANPLAG